A region from the Melioribacter roseus P3M-2 genome encodes:
- a CDS encoding HDOD domain-containing protein: MTAKEQILERIHNIPTLPTVYTTVSKAMEDPYITNEKIAEIISADQSSSFKILRVANSPLFGFRGKIDTISQAILYLGHNEVKNILFTVSLLKIMPGSKILSALKPVDLWAHSISVGVISRIIGGEIKDKKIENYFLAGILHDFGKLLFIEYLSKEYAEALEIAQKNKIEISAVEADKFGITHAELGAKLAEKWKLPEIIINTLKNHHKGTSDLPSQENLVAAVHIGDIASRLLSLGYSGNPVIKKPVNTVWRKLFLPEDFFSNNRKKIILEYEHIFKMLMIN, encoded by the coding sequence ATGACCGCAAAAGAACAAATACTTGAGAGGATCCATAACATACCTACGCTGCCGACGGTTTACACGACCGTTTCCAAAGCAATGGAAGATCCGTATATAACCAATGAAAAGATTGCTGAAATTATTTCCGCCGATCAGTCCTCTTCATTTAAGATATTGAGAGTGGCAAACTCGCCGTTGTTTGGATTCAGAGGCAAAATAGATACCATATCTCAGGCAATATTATATTTAGGTCATAATGAAGTTAAAAACATTTTGTTTACGGTTTCGTTACTCAAAATTATGCCGGGTAGCAAAATATTATCCGCATTAAAACCCGTTGATTTATGGGCGCATTCGATTTCCGTAGGAGTTATATCGAGAATTATAGGCGGCGAGATTAAGGACAAAAAAATAGAAAATTATTTTCTTGCGGGCATATTGCACGACTTTGGCAAGCTGTTATTCATAGAGTATTTGAGCAAAGAATACGCCGAAGCGCTCGAGATTGCTCAAAAAAACAAAATTGAAATCTCGGCAGTCGAAGCGGATAAATTCGGCATTACTCATGCGGAATTGGGAGCCAAATTGGCTGAGAAATGGAAACTGCCGGAAATTATTATCAATACCTTAAAAAATCATCACAAAGGAACTTCCGATTTGCCGTCGCAGGAAAATCTGGTAGCCGCCGTTCATATCGGCGACATTGCTTCCAGGCTTTTATCGCTCGGGTATTCGGGCAACCCGGTCATAAAAAAACCCGTGAATACAGTCTGGCGTAAATTGTTCCTGCCGGAGGATTTTTTTTCGAACAACCGTAAAAAAATAATACTCGAATACGAACATATATTTAAGATGCTAATGATCAACTGA
- a CDS encoding sodium:solute symporter family protein: MQVHIVDLVIIILYFAIVLAIGIVVSRRSIKDIDSYFLGSNKLPWWMLGISNASGMFDITGTMWLVYLLFVYGMKSVWIPWLWPIFNQVFLFAYLSIWLRRSNVMTGAQWIETRFGNGKGARLAHIIVVCFALVSVVGFIAYDFKGIGKFAKIFLPWDLSPDTYAIILMSITAIYAVKGGMVSVVATEVLQFLVMTVASVAVGIVAMNAVAPEALNAVIPSGWKELFFGWHLNLDWTGIMDSVNTKIAEDGYELFMIFMMMVLFKGILVSAAGPAPNYDMQRILATKDTKEASKMSWLVSLVLFFPRYMMIAGLTVLALVYLMPELKAMGPNVDFEMILPLALKDLIPVGLVGVLLAGLLAAFMSTYAATINAAPAYVVNDIYKKFINPNAHPKKYVHMSIAVSVFFVILGFVFGIMVQSVNQITLWIVNGLWGGYTAANVLKWYWWRMNGYGYFWGMVIGIAAALMMPVVFPALPALNAFPYVLAISVLGSVLGSYLTEPEPDNVLMKFYVTVRPWGLWKPVHEKVKARFPEFNPNLGFKRDMFNVVIGIVWQTTLLAAPIYLVIHEYTYFAITLGVTAVTSIILKFTWWNKLDEICGEETEKIYREIASKIE, translated from the coding sequence ATGCAGGTACACATAGTAGATTTGGTAATAATAATATTATACTTCGCAATAGTGCTTGCCATCGGAATTGTGGTATCTAGAAGGTCTATTAAGGATATCGATTCATATTTCCTCGGAAGCAACAAATTACCTTGGTGGATGCTCGGAATATCGAATGCATCGGGAATGTTTGATATTACGGGAACCATGTGGCTAGTCTATTTATTATTCGTCTACGGAATGAAAAGCGTTTGGATACCGTGGCTCTGGCCTATCTTCAATCAGGTCTTCCTTTTTGCCTACCTTTCAATCTGGCTGAGAAGGTCGAACGTGATGACCGGCGCACAGTGGATCGAAACCAGGTTCGGAAACGGCAAAGGCGCACGTCTTGCCCACATCATTGTGGTTTGTTTTGCGCTTGTCAGCGTTGTGGGTTTTATAGCTTACGACTTTAAAGGAATCGGAAAGTTTGCAAAGATATTCCTGCCGTGGGATTTGTCGCCCGATACGTACGCCATTATTTTAATGAGCATTACTGCAATCTACGCGGTCAAAGGAGGAATGGTAAGCGTAGTCGCAACGGAAGTGCTGCAATTTTTGGTAATGACCGTAGCTTCCGTGGCGGTTGGAATTGTGGCAATGAATGCAGTAGCTCCCGAGGCTCTAAATGCCGTAATTCCGAGTGGCTGGAAAGAACTCTTTTTCGGGTGGCATTTGAACCTCGATTGGACCGGAATAATGGATTCCGTCAATACTAAAATAGCGGAAGACGGTTATGAACTGTTTATGATTTTTATGATGATGGTTTTATTCAAAGGTATATTGGTGAGCGCCGCAGGCCCCGCTCCCAATTATGATATGCAACGAATTCTGGCGACCAAGGATACCAAAGAAGCCTCCAAAATGAGCTGGCTGGTGTCGCTTGTTCTCTTCTTCCCCCGCTATATGATGATTGCAGGTCTTACTGTGCTCGCGCTGGTTTATCTGATGCCGGAATTGAAGGCAATGGGTCCGAACGTCGATTTCGAAATGATACTGCCGCTGGCTTTGAAAGACTTGATACCCGTCGGATTGGTAGGAGTATTGTTGGCAGGACTTCTTGCGGCATTTATGTCTACTTATGCCGCAACCATCAATGCGGCTCCGGCTTATGTGGTAAACGATATTTATAAGAAGTTTATTAATCCGAATGCTCACCCGAAAAAATATGTCCATATGAGCATAGCGGTTTCCGTATTCTTTGTGATACTCGGATTTGTCTTTGGTATTATGGTGCAGTCGGTCAATCAAATAACGCTCTGGATAGTAAACGGACTGTGGGGAGGTTACACCGCTGCAAATGTGCTTAAATGGTATTGGTGGAGAATGAACGGTTACGGATATTTCTGGGGAATGGTAATCGGTATTGCGGCGGCTTTAATGATGCCCGTAGTCTTTCCGGCGTTACCGGCTCTAAATGCATTCCCGTACGTACTTGCTATTTCTGTGCTCGGTTCGGTATTGGGCAGTTATTTAACGGAGCCCGAACCGGATAATGTATTGATGAAATTCTATGTAACCGTTCGTCCGTGGGGATTGTGGAAACCTGTTCATGAAAAAGTTAAAGCCCGTTTCCCCGAATTCAATCCTAATCTCGGATTCAAAAGAGATATGTTCAACGTGGTAATCGGTATCGTATGGCAGACAACTCTTTTGGCGGCGCCGATTTATCTGGTAATTCAT
- a CDS encoding sensor histidine kinase — protein sequence MSDIIKIIDCDERDLLFQSVSKSLVNSNAAIKQCAFFLHDNEIHDFKLTKIYPDNDPGEIGSDYESLIEDGIIADLINSELPVSYSKTGVVIRLATKEYLYGFIFIKCFKEPPPDDNYAAVSKLLSLWFDNYHKRKGRDTHKKNIVEQNYDQNRALLEGIQNLRNILDSLQAGIVLVNPETQRIEDANSMTGKLTGLSKDDLIGMKREELFLLNSWDYKEFGKLLGSESILKRKDGNVIPVILTEEKIKLGTETFILSTFSDISEQKRLEDELLELKYQLEQKVEERTKELKTAYDKLKSEMEARSKLEKEKLKLYYAIYQSPVAMVIVDLEGKIDYVNPKFYNLTGFYYDDVIGKRIADVVITDNNATYIEEIIETISQEKVWHKDIRIKKNTGEFIWVSASVSGIVNDRGKVTHYLAVYEDISIKKKAEEEIIRSKEKAEEAARLKSSLLANMSHEFRTPLIGILGFTELLLEDDLNEETKEIVEDIHSAGKRLLNTLDSVLQLSELESLSGYLQLSESPLNGLIKIQYDYFYPIAAAKGLQIKLNLPEFDLHSEIDNNLFTRALGNIIDNAIKFTSKGEISISAYSIEKDGLEWNVISIADTGIGIDESDKEIIFKEFRQASEGHKRNYEGTGLGLTLSKKMIEYMKGYISLESQKGKGSVFYVYLPAVEN from the coding sequence TTGTCCGATATAATAAAGATTATCGATTGCGACGAAAGAGATTTACTCTTCCAGTCCGTATCGAAATCGCTAGTTAATTCGAACGCAGCAATAAAGCAGTGCGCTTTTTTCTTACATGACAACGAAATTCACGATTTCAAACTAACCAAAATTTATCCCGACAATGACCCGGGAGAAATTGGATCGGACTACGAGTCGTTAATTGAAGATGGAATAATAGCCGATTTAATAAATTCGGAACTCCCGGTTTCATATAGTAAGACTGGCGTTGTTATCAGGCTTGCGACAAAAGAATATTTGTACGGTTTTATTTTCATAAAATGTTTTAAGGAACCGCCGCCGGACGACAATTATGCGGCGGTTTCAAAATTGCTGAGTCTCTGGTTCGATAATTATCATAAAAGAAAGGGCCGGGATACGCATAAAAAAAATATTGTTGAACAAAATTACGATCAAAACAGAGCCCTTCTTGAGGGGATACAAAATCTCAGAAACATACTCGATTCTCTTCAAGCTGGAATTGTACTGGTGAATCCTGAAACTCAACGAATTGAAGACGCCAACAGTATGACCGGGAAATTAACCGGTTTGTCGAAGGACGATTTGATCGGTATGAAACGCGAAGAATTATTCCTTCTTAATTCGTGGGACTATAAAGAGTTCGGCAAATTGCTCGGTTCTGAATCTATATTGAAAAGGAAAGACGGGAATGTGATACCGGTGATACTTACCGAAGAGAAGATTAAACTGGGAACCGAAACTTTTATCTTATCTACTTTCTCGGATATATCCGAGCAGAAAAGATTGGAAGACGAACTGCTCGAATTGAAATACCAGTTGGAACAAAAAGTTGAAGAAAGAACAAAAGAATTGAAGACCGCGTACGATAAATTGAAATCGGAAATGGAAGCGCGATCGAAGCTGGAAAAAGAAAAATTAAAGCTTTACTACGCGATTTATCAGAGTCCCGTTGCAATGGTAATTGTAGACCTGGAAGGTAAAATTGATTACGTAAATCCGAAATTTTACAATCTGACGGGATTTTATTACGACGATGTAATCGGAAAAAGAATCGCCGACGTTGTTATAACGGACAATAACGCTACGTATATAGAAGAAATTATTGAGACTATAAGTCAGGAAAAAGTCTGGCATAAAGATATTAGGATTAAAAAAAATACGGGGGAATTTATCTGGGTTTCCGCTTCGGTTTCGGGAATCGTCAACGATCGAGGGAAAGTTACGCATTATCTTGCGGTCTACGAAGATATTTCAATAAAGAAAAAAGCCGAAGAAGAAATAATCAGGTCTAAAGAAAAAGCCGAAGAAGCGGCGCGGTTGAAATCCTCGCTGCTGGCTAATATGAGTCACGAATTCCGCACTCCGTTGATCGGCATACTCGGCTTTACAGAATTATTATTGGAAGACGATCTTAACGAGGAAACAAAAGAAATTGTGGAAGATATCCATTCCGCCGGTAAAAGGCTTTTGAATACGCTGGACAGCGTGCTTCAGTTATCGGAACTCGAATCGCTCTCAGGATATTTGCAATTATCGGAATCTCCTTTGAACGGATTGATAAAAATACAATATGATTATTTTTATCCGATAGCCGCAGCCAAAGGATTACAAATTAAATTGAATTTACCCGAGTTTGATTTGCATTCGGAAATAGATAATAATCTTTTTACCAGGGCGTTAGGCAATATTATTGATAATGCAATAAAGTTTACGTCAAAAGGAGAAATAAGCATATCGGCTTATTCAATCGAAAAAGACGGACTTGAATGGAACGTTATAAGTATTGCGGACACGGGAATCGGTATCGACGAATCGGATAAAGAAATAATATTTAAGGAATTCCGGCAGGCTAGCGAAGGTCATAAAAGAAATTATGAAGGCACAGGCCTCGGTCTTACTCTATCAAAAAAAATGATCGAATATATGAAAGGCTACATTTCGCTCGAAAGCCAGAAGGGCAAAGGGTCAGTTTTTTACGTTTATCTCCCTGCCGTCGAAAATTAA
- a CDS encoding glycoside hydrolase 5 family protein translates to MKKLTLFSVFLILFSGCGVSLFNKTDFVRVIDTHFEYKGEPYYFTGTNLWYGCYLGRSGEQGDRERLKRELDYLKELGITNLRVLAASEKSYIRGSLEPAIQSEPGNYNEDLLDGLDYLLSEMRKREMFAVVFLSNYWEWSGGFAVYNRWSGDSNYVDPHNPEQGWTEFMNYSAKFYTNEKANEYYRNFILKIITRKNKYTGDYYYEDPTIMAWQLANEPRPGWGEKGFRNAQNFYKWIDETAAFIRSIDPNHLITTGNEGLGGCLNSDTIFINAHKSPNIDYATFHLWAKNWGWFDAKNIEETYPSTESKAVDYFNEHMKLARQLNKPITLEEFGMPRDNEEYKPGTPVTARDRYFSKLFELTADSAKAGAPIAGTNFWAWGGEGKSADDDYIWEKGDPFTGDPPQEPQGLNSVYMSDKSTLEIISGHAAEMNRLGKIKLFVRN, encoded by the coding sequence ATGAAAAAACTTACGCTATTTTCAGTGTTTCTGATATTGTTTTCGGGGTGCGGCGTCTCATTATTCAATAAAACCGATTTCGTGCGGGTTATCGATACTCATTTTGAATACAAAGGCGAGCCGTACTATTTTACAGGCACAAACCTTTGGTACGGCTGTTATCTGGGGCGAAGCGGCGAACAGGGCGACCGGGAAAGGCTGAAACGCGAACTCGATTACCTTAAAGAACTCGGCATAACAAATTTGAGAGTGCTTGCGGCATCCGAGAAATCGTACATCCGGGGTTCGCTTGAGCCGGCAATACAGAGCGAACCCGGAAATTATAATGAAGATTTGCTCGACGGGCTGGATTATCTCCTCTCTGAAATGCGTAAACGGGAAATGTTTGCAGTTGTATTTTTGAGCAATTATTGGGAATGGTCGGGCGGCTTTGCCGTTTACAACAGATGGTCGGGCGATTCGAATTACGTCGACCCGCATAATCCGGAACAGGGATGGACGGAGTTCATGAATTATTCGGCAAAATTTTATACAAACGAAAAGGCAAACGAATATTATCGGAATTTCATTCTTAAAATTATTACCAGAAAAAATAAATATACGGGCGATTATTATTACGAAGACCCGACTATAATGGCATGGCAGCTAGCTAACGAGCCGCGGCCCGGCTGGGGCGAGAAAGGTTTCCGGAATGCCCAAAATTTTTATAAATGGATCGACGAAACTGCGGCTTTTATCCGCTCTATCGACCCCAACCATCTGATTACAACGGGGAACGAGGGCTTGGGCGGGTGCCTTAATTCGGATACCATTTTTATTAACGCTCATAAAAGCCCGAATATCGATTATGCCACTTTTCACCTGTGGGCGAAAAATTGGGGCTGGTTCGACGCTAAAAATATTGAAGAAACTTATCCTTCAACCGAATCGAAAGCTGTCGATTATTTCAACGAGCATATGAAGCTTGCGCGACAGTTAAATAAACCGATAACGCTGGAAGAGTTCGGTATGCCTAGAGATAACGAGGAGTATAAACCCGGAACGCCCGTTACAGCAAGGGACAGGTATTTTTCCAAATTGTTCGAACTGACGGCCGACAGCGCAAAAGCCGGCGCTCCGATTGCAGGCACCAATTTCTGGGCTTGGGGCGGCGAAGGAAAAAGCGCCGACGACGATTATATCTGGGAAAAAGGAGATCCGTTTACAGGCGATCCGCCTCAGGAGCCTCAGGGGCTTAATTCGGTTTATATGTCGGATAAGTCGACTCTTGAAATTATATCCGGACATGCGGCGGAAATGAACCGGCTTGGAAAAATAAAACTCTTTGTGCGCAATTAA
- a CDS encoding glycoside hydrolase family 26 protein: MIRKYGLLTIIAISINACVSEFNVLEFQKENNLRLVDSNATKETVLLFYNMKMLSNRNTIFGHHDATAYGIGWRGEEGRSDVKDVTGSYPGLYGWDFGVLTWEPNVKNEERRITRLVSEAYSRGGVNAFCWHAPNPVTDRSFYDTTVAIPKILPGGGYYLKYLRMLDQIADFVETLKDSSGKPIPIIFRPFHEFDGSWFWWGKNFCTPQEFKKLWRTTVEYLRDKRGLRNILYAYSPDRNFYSEEEYLERYPGDEYVDILGMDDYYDFMPDGDGLEWIKKKLRIVTVLAEKKNKIAAFTETGLEGIVDSEWWTEKLYKTIEGDSVRIAYLMVWRNANEKHHYAPYKGHPSEDDFVKFTLTEKILLERDLPNLYSEPIDGEIIKRINLNQRVELLKAVLTYPITVN, from the coding sequence ATGATTCGTAAATACGGTCTTTTAACGATAATAGCGATTTCAATAAACGCTTGCGTTTCGGAATTCAATGTTCTCGAATTTCAAAAAGAGAATAACTTAAGACTGGTCGATTCCAACGCGACAAAGGAAACCGTGTTGCTATTTTATAATATGAAAATGTTATCGAATAGAAATACGATCTTCGGCCATCACGACGCCACTGCATACGGCATAGGCTGGCGCGGCGAAGAAGGAAGGTCGGACGTAAAAGACGTTACAGGCTCCTACCCCGGTCTCTACGGATGGGATTTCGGAGTTTTGACATGGGAACCAAACGTTAAGAATGAAGAGAGACGCATAACGCGACTTGTAAGCGAAGCCTATTCGAGAGGCGGAGTGAATGCTTTCTGCTGGCATGCGCCGAATCCCGTTACCGACAGGTCGTTTTACGATACTACTGTGGCAATCCCGAAAATCTTGCCCGGCGGCGGTTACTATTTGAAATATTTGAGAATGCTCGATCAGATAGCTGATTTCGTAGAAACATTAAAAGATTCTTCGGGTAAGCCGATTCCCATTATATTCCGACCTTTTCATGAATTTGACGGCAGCTGGTTCTGGTGGGGAAAGAATTTTTGCACTCCCCAAGAATTCAAGAAGTTGTGGAGAACTACGGTTGAATACCTGAGAGATAAAAGAGGATTGAGAAATATTCTTTATGCGTATTCGCCCGACAGGAACTTTTATTCGGAGGAAGAATACCTCGAACGTTATCCGGGAGACGAATACGTCGATATTCTCGGCATGGATGACTATTACGATTTTATGCCGGACGGCGACGGACTCGAATGGATTAAGAAGAAATTGCGAATTGTAACCGTGTTAGCCGAAAAGAAAAATAAAATTGCCGCATTTACTGAAACCGGACTGGAGGGAATTGTCGATTCCGAATGGTGGACTGAGAAACTCTACAAAACAATCGAAGGCGACTCGGTCAGAATCGCATATTTGATGGTATGGAGGAATGCAAACGAGAAACATCACTATGCTCCTTATAAAGGACATCCGAGCGAAGACGATTTCGTTAAATTTACTCTGACCGAAAAGATATTGCTCGAAAGAGATTTGCCTAACTTGTACTCAGAACCGATTGACGGAGAAATCATTAAACGCATCAATCTGAATCAAAGAGTTGAATTGTTAAAAGCTGTATTGACGTACCCTATAACTGTAAATTGA
- a CDS encoding putative Ig domain-containing protein, producing MKKNIFLSLIITLVFTSFSMAQVTVSLPNAVGSPDTEILFPITVSDLTGLDVTSFQFQINYDNSAIYITGISTTGTKVSGNSPTTKVDTAKGYLRVAWASSSPLSGSGTLLNIKIKFKSSGTTALEFGDIVYDNGNVNPKSFGPSSLTVTWENGSATVSTVNNPPVFDPVEDKTVNEGETLSFTVNATDAEGDPITYSADKLPDGASFDPATKTFTWTPGYDQAGTYEVDFIANDGNSSSVLTVNIVVNNINSPPTLNLNITSPVNIDEGENYELQLTADDPDPGATLLFFTLGTLPDGADLTADGLFSWTPGYDQAGAYTITFAVRDEYDARDTKELTIIVNDANQPPVFTKTLDGEIVTVHNVPVEFSFQYEATDPEGDPITFAALQVPDGAGITAGGLFTWTPTQDQANKTFTIIVVAFDTHTFVNDTSVITTSQVVSVNEDVKPTEFALFQNYPNPFNPTTTIKYQLPEASFVSLKVYDMLGNEIETLVNNHQQAGNYELKFDASRLTSGVYFYKLITDKFTDIKQMMLVK from the coding sequence ATGAAAAAGAATATATTTTTATCGTTAATAATTACTTTAGTATTTACGTCTTTTTCGATGGCGCAAGTAACAGTATCTCTGCCAAATGCGGTCGGTTCGCCGGATACGGAAATACTTTTCCCTATTACAGTCAGTGATTTGACGGGACTTGACGTAACATCATTTCAGTTTCAAATTAATTATGACAATAGCGCCATTTATATTACAGGCATCAGCACAACAGGCACAAAAGTATCGGGCAACAGTCCGACCACAAAAGTCGATACCGCGAAAGGCTACCTGAGAGTAGCTTGGGCGAGCTCCTCGCCTTTATCCGGCAGCGGAACGTTATTGAATATAAAAATCAAGTTTAAATCGTCCGGTACAACTGCATTGGAGTTCGGCGACATTGTTTACGACAACGGCAACGTGAATCCAAAATCGTTCGGACCTTCTTCTCTTACTGTAACATGGGAAAACGGTTCAGCTACGGTAAGTACCGTAAACAATCCGCCCGTATTCGACCCGGTTGAAGACAAGACCGTAAACGAAGGCGAGACTTTAAGCTTTACAGTGAATGCAACGGATGCCGAAGGAGACCCGATAACATACTCTGCTGATAAACTTCCCGACGGCGCGTCATTTGATCCCGCTACAAAAACATTTACATGGACGCCCGGATACGACCAGGCGGGAACGTATGAAGTCGACTTTATTGCGAACGACGGAAATTCCTCCTCGGTTTTAACTGTTAATATTGTCGTTAACAATATAAACAGTCCTCCAACGCTTAACCTGAACATAACCAGTCCGGTGAATATCGACGAAGGAGAAAATTACGAATTGCAATTGACCGCTGACGACCCCGACCCGGGCGCAACTTTGTTATTCTTTACATTGGGCACGCTTCCGGATGGAGCCGATTTGACTGCGGACGGTTTATTTTCATGGACGCCGGGATACGACCAGGCTGGCGCTTATACAATTACGTTCGCAGTTAGAGACGAATATGATGCCAGGGATACAAAGGAACTGACGATTATTGTAAATGACGCAAATCAGCCCCCGGTATTTACAAAAACTTTGGACGGCGAAATAGTAACCGTACACAATGTCCCTGTCGAATTTTCATTCCAATATGAAGCGACCGATCCGGAAGGCGACCCGATTACGTTTGCCGCGCTTCAGGTACCTGACGGAGCCGGCATAACAGCTGGAGGTTTGTTTACCTGGACTCCCACTCAAGACCAGGCAAACAAAACTTTTACGATAATAGTGGTTGCTTTCGACACGCACACTTTTGTCAACGATACTTCGGTTATAACCACGAGTCAGGTTGTTTCGGTTAACGAAGACGTTAAGCCGACTGAGTTTGCATTATTCCAGAATTATCCCAATCCTTTTAATCCTACAACTACGATTAAATATCAGCTTCCCGAGGCGTCTTTCGTAAGTCTTAAGGTCTACGATATGTTGGGCAACGAAATTGAAACGCTTGTAAATAATCATCAGCAGGCGGGCAATTACGAACTCAAATTTGACGCTTCAAGACTCACATCCGGCGTTTATTTCTATAAATTAATTACAGATAAATTTACCGACATTAAGCAAATGATGCTTGTCAAATAG